In Papaver somniferum cultivar HN1 chromosome 9, ASM357369v1, whole genome shotgun sequence, the genomic stretch tcgacttagttgtaaggtgctcaacataagacacacaatgtagccttcacggtaaaacataataaaatggatcaatgaagatcaataccttggataacatacaaggatctattctattttccatcataatgacataatagactttatcttgtgatcaaggagaccgacttgtcaaggtattcatctgaaaaatcattctcagactgatcatcctcagagacatgaacacttttacctttggcaagtaatttagtgctcttctgtgctttaaaggcaacatccttactgaCTTtgaatgtatgctcatggtcaaagatttttagcttcccaaccaaggtgtttctggaaatattattgaggtgattcccctcaacgatggcatgcttcttagactcgtatctagatggcagcgatctgagaattttcatcacaatgtccttttcaggaatagtcttaccaaatgcaaaagatgcattaacaatttcagacactttgtgattaaactcatcaaatgtttcttcatctgccatacgaaggttctcccaatcggaattaagattttgaatcctagcttccttttcactggagtttccttcaaatacggtttctaagatatcccaagcatctttagacctagtgcaattagacacatggtgttgaagacttggggcaatggcatgtatgatagcatttaacccttcagaattctgctttgcagcaagaatctcggcagcattatattcaccaatattcttgggaacagtttcgtctccagctgcaacaacgggcgcatcataaccattcaccacatatacctttgattgaaaatcacgcgattgaagaaaagctcgcatagcaattttccaccataagtaattggagccatcgaagaatggtggtacgttaatagagatagcacctctgttcatagagtcagatcgctacaaacacggacttgttaggtcttaaacgtgtttgcctgctctgataccaattgaaaaagcgggggtctaacaacaccacccaatatttcgcttagcaatctgtatggactaactctgaaatactttgctagagaatcaactagacagtcagaatcaatctagataaaagtatctcaaggagttaatatctctctcttgatttgatttttactcaagctaaaaacaatagagagtctttatcaaatacaaggaatacttggacggtaccaaagaccaatgtcaaaggatcaatcaatatcaatcaacaaccaaaggttggatttccaattgatgatcacgaacgcacaacctgtattatttcaattatataaaatataatgcggaaaagaaataacacagacaccagaaattttgttaacgaggaaaccgcaaatgcagaaaaaccccgggacctagtccagattgaatacacactgtattaagccgctgcagacactagcctactgcaaactagcttcagactggactatagttgaaccccaatcagtctcccaccgatccaaggtacggttgtactcctacgcctctgatcccagcaggatactgcgcacttgattcccttaaatgatctcacccacaaccaagagttgttgtaacccaaaatcacagacttgataataaacagatttgtctcacacagaaaagtctataaaagaataaatctgtctcccacagataaaccctagcttttgttccgtcttttgatatgaaatcaatgtgaacaggaaccaattgataatccggtcttatattcccgaagaacagcctagattaatcaatcacctctctacaatccttcctgactacacaagaagattgtcgaggaatcacaaacagtgagacgaagatgtttgtgacttctttatcttaagTCCATtcaaaaatccaaataccaacaCATAATTTCTGAACAACTGGGTAGCAAAATAAGATTATCAACAAAATCAAATATGAATAACGAAGTATAAATaagccaaaaataaataaaaagaatctaatatatatattttttatgctTCAAAACAGAGCTTATTTCATGGATAtatattattaattaattattacataaagAAAGCAGGACATAATAACAATAATGgaattctttttcaaaaaaaaatttaaaaatgaatGGAACTAGAAACAAAATAGGACCGACCTTGTTAAAATGAAGAACCAACGTTTATACATAGTTGAGTACAACCGTGTGAAACACGTACATGACCCAAATCAACACACAAGCACACAAAATAGAAAATAACAGAACTGAGCTAAAGGCGCACACACTTATTAAAAGCTACCAATAGCACTGCCAGATACACACAAGCTAATAATAGTAAAATGGTTTACCCAGTCGATGAAGAAATTAAGATCTCTTTAAGCCCAACACATTGAGTACTATCCCGAAATAGTTCAAGGCATAACCCAATCTAAGTAGCTGCAACTTATTAGCAGTCCATGGAGGAAACCTAAACCAAAATTCAGTTAAGAAACTTTTACTCACTACTCCCTTTTCATGGCTAAATGTGTCGAATGAAAACTTCCCATGATACCTCCCAAATCCACTTTGACCAACGCCTCCAAATGGAATTGTATCACATGCATACTGCAAAAATCAAATCCAAATATGTAGAGTCGTCAATTCATCAACATATTTAAAATATCTCTCATTCAACTTGTCTATATATGCTGAGCATGGATGTACATGTAAATTTAGAGAAATTACTTGAATAACAGCATCGTTGAATGCTAGGTTTCCTGATGACGTTTCATTCATCATTCGTCTCTTTAGCGTGTTATCATTGGTGAAAACATATATAGCAAGAGGCTTGGGCCTTAAGTTTATAAACTCAATACTATCCTCTATTTTCTTTAACTGTAAAAGCAAGATATATAGATTGACTTCAGTTCATTAAAATGAAAACTTCAACTATGTGGGGGGAAATATGGAAGAGCTTCGGATTGTTAAGTATTTACTGTGATTATGGGAAGTAATGGACCAAAGATCTCATCATTCATAATCTCAGCTTCAAGTGGAGGATTCAACAAGATTGTTGGCTCAATGtacctgcatttgcagttttaaAAGATTTCCATTCGTAACTGAATTAGTAACAAATGacaaacaaatcaaaaatatataataGTTTTAAGTAAATGGTTATGGGTTTCAGAATGTTTTACAGGTTAGCTTCGTCTAAAGAACCGCCATGAATGATAGAGTTACAGACTGCAGGGTCCTTAAGAAGATTCTTTAATCTTAAGAAACGTTCCTTGTTGATAATCCTCGTCATTGAATCTCTTGGGTTTTCACCGTACATTCTCTTGATCCAGGTTTTTAATAGTTCGATCTAAACAAAGTCAATTTGACATCATACTGAAAGTTACATACAGTACTAGACTCCTATATATGCTCAGATTGACAATCGCGGAATGAAAGAAAATGGATATTCAGTAATAACATACCAGTGTAGGTGCGAATTCCTCGTGAACGAGAATATAATCGATTCCTATACAAGCTTGACCACCACATGTTCCATATTTTCCAGCAATTATTCTCTTTATAGCAACCTTTTGAATCAAAATGGCAAAGAAAACCTTTAGCGACAACTCTTTCATGACACCATTGGCTATGCTCCAACATTAGATTGTTTGAAGATGGAAGAAAGGTTGGAATACGTCATTCATAATGGAAAAAAGATCTGCAAACTCAGTGATAAGAAATAATTCATGCATATATTTACCTTTCTGTCCCAAGAGCGCGGTAGAGAATCAATAACAGCAGGACATTTTCCTCCTAATTCTAAAGTAACAGGCGTTAGGTGCTTCACAGCTGCAGACATGACAATACGTCCCACTCGTGGACTCCCTATAGAGAATGTGCTACCATTAAATTCATTAAATACTGAATAAAACGCTAATATCTGGTAATGCTGCACTTGTCTTGGTCTCGATTCTGCTTATAAACTGCTTATAAAGAACATAGCATGAACCGGTAATTTACACGACattatttatttaatgaaaatgatgCTGATTTAAATGAAACACCTGTGAAGAATATCTTATCCCATTTCATCTCCAATAGTCCTTCTGCGACCATAACTCCGCCTTCTACAACTTTGATAGCTTTGGAGTCCAAATACATTGGGATGGCAGTTGCAAGTAGGGAAGAACAAGTAGGAGCTAATTCTGAAGGTTTCAAAACAACAGTGTTTCCAGCAGCTATTGCGCCTATTAGTGGTTCGAATGCGAGGCCTATgcttagaaaaaaaaatcacataacAAAATAGCACTTAGAGTTACCCTAAATATTAGCTATGCACACATAAATCATTAACATGATCACCTGGACTCAGATTGCACAACTAGGTAGCAATAAGCGAAGGATATAACTATGTCATCATTACAAAAACATGTTATCAATTAGCTAAAGTAACTATATCTGAATTCTTTTAGTGACAGTATTCTACATGCATCGCAGCATGGGAAGAATTCATGGGCTCATTTTGGTATTTAAGTAAGGCGCAACCCCAGAGAAGTGCCTCAATTGGATAGGCAATACTATCTGGGAGTCCATGACCAACTTAAACACCACATTAAATGAATACTTTAAAGTTTAAATTACTTCTGATGAGTACTTACCAAAAGGAAAATTCCAAGTGGAGAATATGAGAATAAGACCTAGTGGCTCTGGCTTAATTTCTGCCGTCGAAGGAAATGCAGCCACAGGTAATTTTGCCTAAAAACATGACATCCATGGTTAGTTCGGTACATGTTTAAGCAATTGTCTCTCCTAATGAAACCATCAAAGCCAGGTTTACTTCCTTGAAAACACGATAAGATCATGTAAATTTACCTTTTTGGAGGCAACCCAATGTTTCAAACTCGCCAATGCAATGTTAAGAGTTTTTACTAAAACTCCTATCTGTAGTAACATGAAAATGAGGAAGTGTTAAAAATATGGGAAAATGAAATCAAATTTATTCCTCTGAGTAGTTAAAAGGTGGGTTGTTTTCACCTATGTTTATAAAGAGATCGATAAAAAGATTCTTTCTTTTGAGGTCGACATCTAGATCGGGGAATTTGCGGTGTTCAAGGAACATGGAGAATCCACTATGAACGAACAGATCAAACTGAAAATGTGACTTGGAAAACTTTTGTGTGTGGATAACCTAGGACCTATCAACCAATTTGTCGATAACCGAGTATCCATTAATACGGCTCTTATGTTCAGAAACGAAATGGTAGTGTAATagtgggtggtggtggttgttgtggTGGTGCATATTAATGGTCACTGTGTAATTTATGTTATTAGATATTATAATCCCTCTGACCTAGTTTAGAGAGTGGGACTTTGTGTATGTACGTTCCTCACCTTCTTATTCGTTGGGTTTAACGGGAATAAAGTTTAACGGGAATAAAGTTActtcaattttattttctttaacaattttatttagaaaaaataaaaaacaagttTCGAGACACTATTCTTCCGTGTTCTTTGTTTCTCTCTCCATTAACTTATTcactgtcttttttttttgatcggttctCTCAAACTTTATACATCGACCATGAAGAGAAATACTTTGTTTCTTTCTCACCATGAATTTTCTTCGATGACAATGAAGTTCACAAAGTTACACTATTAGTTCAAAAGATTAATAGTCTCCATCAATTTTCTTCTCTCCATGAAGATCACAAAGTTAACTGCAAGCTTAACAGTTTCCTTGATAAATCAAAACGTTGGAATATTAATTCAagtatcaacaaccaaatttgtaaatctaaaaatagGAATATTAGGTCAAGTATCAACAACAACCAAGTTCCAAATAAGAGCTAGTGACGTTTATTATCATCCCTGTAATCACTTGGATTTTTTTTATCCGATTTGATTCGGTACCTTCGGGCCTTTGGCTGTGCTTCTACTGATTTAGATTTTATTTTGATCCGTCGGTATGCTTGTATCCTATCAAAAGTGGGTGTGTTTGTAATTTAAAGATAGAATTTCCCTGATTCAAGATAGTACTATTAGAGAGGAGAAATTATATACCAAAAACTAGAAAGGAAGATTTGTTCCCCAATTTTAGACAACTTAATCACCGAGAACATTAAGGTTTTCAACTTACTTgatcaaatttttttattttttttttgcaaacaaatCAGCCATCTCAGATGATTGATCCAATAAGAGAGACTACAAAGATATCCTTAGACCTTCCATCATCTTTGCTGCTTAAGAGAGAGAATAATAATGGAGGTCTGGAGAGATGTACCTGGTAATAAGTAATTCTCGATATTTGttaaaatttttaaaaatataagaATTCCGATTTAGATTAAATAGATAACGGTGGAGGAAATATAACTAACTAGGAGGGGATGAACGTGCACCCTGGTTAAAGCCGTGTGCACAAAGTCGGACTCTTGTTTAGACgttatattgtttttttttttaatttgttctaATTTATTTGCTATAGTTCACATATTCTCTTTCTTTATTCCTAGTTTATCTTAGCTTGAAATCAATTTAGAGAATTGTGTAGGTTCAACTAATTAGACACCATTTTTAATTGCTCTTTATATATTTATAAACATTTTGACTCTGTAGATAAGTTTTCTGTCTACTACACTGAATATGAGATTTCTTTTGAGTTGTACGAGATTTCCAAGTTAGATGATTTTtatattctctctttttctccctCTCAAAACCTATAAAAAGCTCATCAACTTCTTTTTCAtatgctcagatctagtcctttAGATCAACttcagtggacgactaaacccaaatttggtatCGAGTGGGCTGgcatagtgggacggaccatcgatcaaaatttgatcaaagagtaaaactcggaccaaatttggtcggcgattaagaccaaatccaaatatagtcaggcgtttatataatgtccgcctaccagacgggcgttggtataatgtccgcatgtagccgcgcgttcgtaaagttaacgcctgatgcagggcgttggtataatgtccgcctggatggggcgttggtataatgtccgcctgaatggggcgttggtataatgtccgcctggcatggagcgttggtataatgtccgcctggatggggcgtacgtaaagttaacgcccgacacccaggcgttgatatagtcatatACTGTTGTtcacaaagttttgaaaactttgcttggggcgttgtctttatcaacgccccatttttttttttcttttttttttttttttttttttttttgaattgtcagcgaacgtataatctccgtcccacacaccaggcgttatctttatcaacgccccatacatgcgttatctttatcaacgccccataccaggcgttatctttatcaacgccccataccaggcgtaatctttatctacgctggacgatgaagcggactttatatcaacgcgcgaccaaatttactcgtcacccgctacgtcacaggacggactaaacccaaatttgatctttttttttagtctttggtctttagttatgctcgcaccactgtggacgctcttagaggCTAGGTCTAAGTaaagatttcttatttttagtaataTTAGACATAATTGTTTTTGATTTAGGATCTGTTTCGTTGTCCTTAAATAATTTCTTCGCTATTTGAGTGATTTTTCTCTTTGTTATTGGGGCGATTTTATCTACAGTTTCATAGTGTTTCTTTCCGACGATTTGTTCGTGTTTGGTTATCTTGATACAAGTACATCGCCGATTTGGAACGTGCTAGATCAAGATCTTCTTCATCAAAAAACAGATCTAGAGCTTCCGGGTTAGTCACCACATATGAAGAATTTTTGGGAAAATCAATCCTCAGTCATGGAAGTATCTCTTTTCCTAGAAAAATTTCTATCAAAGTGGTCGAATTATAATTTCAGATACCATTTCTTCTCAAATCTCAAAGTGCAAGACTTGGGTGCCATCGTTGTAGATCGTtatttctcttcgcgatttatttgCGCTTTGCAtctttctttgtatttttttcatgttatgttgtacttgttttaatttcttgaaaaccatcatgtaaacgtTTCTATTTGGAATGAAATATTTATGGTTTgacgataaaaaaaaaagatttccaAGTTAGGAACTAAAAACTAGGATTTCTAAAAATTAGGGAAGTAAATACTAGTGTAGGAGTATtttagtagaatttttttttccctATGTAGTCCTTAATATTTGTACAAAATGCAACTATAACATCTAAACTAGGACAGAGGATAAAATGATCTCGTATGATAATTCATCTTGTAGTTGTTTATTAGCTTAAGGATAAGGTAAAAATTAAAACCTTCGAAACATAATAACAACGAgacttccgaatatataaaaatttattattttttgacttATGGTTCACAATATATTTAAgtattaaatttttatttatttatattttgaagacagagaaaagagaaagaaaaagaagagaattcCTGACACTATTTCAAAATCATGGATAATGTTAATCCTAGGACCAAATCGTAATATTTTGGATCAaactaaaaatatattttttaaaaggACCTTAGAGTAATTGGTCCAACTCAACATGAACAACGAACACCCTTATTCTAATACTATGAgtattttatactccctccgtcgcactattaagtgacctagtttaagTTTACACAATTTTTAGGGCAAGCAAGGAAAGAGTACCTTTAagtttttttttacaattatacccttatgaataataactagtaaaatgtagaaatgatttatctctcaaactactccacggatgttcgcaaacttcatactattgaaaagcattttaaaacgcctacgtaacgaatataaacatgcctatcaaattatgaatatttcatatattttttataattaactaaaaggataattttagaaatatctctttgtttagtgatataggtcacttattaatgggacaaaatctaaaatcaaataggtcacttaatggtgggacggaggAAGTAGTTTCTACTcagtttaaaaaataaataaaatattgaccaggaatAATAAAAACTAATTGCAAGAAACAGTAGATCCATCATATTACTTCTCCTTTTTGTGTCTCTCTCCTCTTCCTCtccaaaagaaaaatggaaaaaaagaaaTCTAGCCtccatcaattttttttctctacATATTTCTTCCTATTTGGGGCGGTTTTTCTTCATCATTTGGGGCGATTGTCTCTTTCCTTTGAGTGCGATTTATTCAAAGCTTGTTattctcgattcaaaaacatcaactCTTCAGCACGGATATTGCTTTGAATTTATTCTCAATCTAAGAAATTTAGGGCATCCGGGTTCGTTTGAGTATACAAAATTACGGGCAAAATGCTCCTTTCCTTTAGGAGGATCTtttatcaaagaagaagaaaatcagattaaatggtcaaAATTGATTCCGAATAATACCATCATTCTTCTCTACTGGACTTATAACTCTTTCTCTTTGCAATATATTTGTAATTGATATCTTTAATTGTATTAGAGTTttaattatcttgtattttgatgttttaatTATTCTGACAAGAAATTATATAATCAGTAATTtgatgaccaaaaaaaaaaaaaaaaacgtgtcATATCTAAGAGGAGGGGTCGCATATTTTAAATAGGGGAAAAATATTTCTAACCTATTTTGGTTTTTACTTTTATCTCAAACCCGTGGTTAAGATATATAATATCTAAAACCCGAAATTAGATATAGTAATACTACTTTACTAAAATAACCTATGATTCTTTCCAAGAATCTATTTTCGGAAATAATTACCATAACTTATGGCGGTGAAAAAAGGTCAAATACGGATACCGGAGAATCCCAAAAATCACGCTCTCCTAATTTATCACGCCGTCATCTTCTCTTTGttctgttctttttctttttaaaagaagCCAACACCGCAAATAAAAGAAATCATCACCACCGATTGTTAGACTAGTTTATCAAAGAATACTACCATGATTATCACCATCTGATCCACTAGTTTACATTGTTATTTTTGTGGTAAAATCTCTTCATCTCTAACTTTTACTAAATAGAATTCCAATTATCACAGTAGGGAATACATGAAACCGGTCTAGTGAATATATTATACTGattgatgtttttgttgttgcAGTAACACTTATGCTATTATTATCACTCGACTTTGTGTAGGCTTGTGAGTCTGTGAATTATCCATTTATCACCATCATGTTCCCTGAATGTTTAAGTTTTGGTTAAATTATCCACTTACCATTAGAGTCTTGTTTGTCATCTGGTGACTGGTATCCGTAGACAATCTCCATCTTATTCGAAAAAGAATCCAATTATCACCATTGTTCTATAATGCGACCATCAATAAAGGTGTACGAGAGCAAGCTTCTTCACGTCTATAAGGGTTAAATTTGTTTTACTCTTTAATCTTCTTTAGCAAGATATAATCTTTATCAGCTTGGTAAGTAATTTAAATAATCAGTGTACAAAAAGATGCAATCAGCAGGCATGAAAAATTAAATTATCACCCACTCATGATTACTGATTTAACGATCTTGTATTTTCGGCTAGTGAATCAAATTCTGATTCTGATTTTGAAGAAGTGAGAAAGACAAAGGAAAAGCTAACGCACTACAAAAGAGGCAACTTGTATGGGGAAGAAAACATGTGCAAAACGAATTTTTATCATATTGTTTACCCCTAATACGGATGTGAAAATCACAGTTTTCACATATTTTTGTTGTGAAATATGTATTTTTCCACCTTTGTTAGTCGTGAAAAGAACATTTACCACCCCAATAATATGGTGTTTTCCTTGCATTCTACTATAGGACTTCTTAATATGTATTGCTGTTGTTTGTCCCTTTTGTAGAAAATGAAAATTCTAGAAGGGAGTTGGCAGTGAAGATGAGGACAAGAGAATCAAAATGAAGGTTCAACTGTCGACCAATAGGGATTGTCATGGGAGTAATGTTAATGTAAAATTGAACTATATTCTCAGTATTGCTCACTTTTTATTTGTACGAGTTACTACCAGTACTGTTTAGTAAATTTTGTTGGTTAAACACTTTTCTTTTATCTAAAACTTCGATTTGCAAGTACGTTTGGAGCTGGTTTATTACCGTACATATTACGGTGATTCTAAAGTGTATATTACATTGTGAAAATTGGATCTTTCACATTTGAATAAAGTGAAAATTCAATTTTCCACCTCGGAAATGATCTACTTATGCAAAATACTCAGTCCATGAGTGTTCAAATCCTATTGGACT encodes the following:
- the LOC113313787 gene encoding aldehyde dehydrogenase family 3 member F1-like; protein product: MYLDSKAIKVVEGGVMVAEGLLEMKWDKIFFTGSPRVGRIVMSAAVKHLTPVTLELGGKCPAVIDSLPRSWDRKVAIKRIIAGKYGTCGGQACIGIDYILVHEEFAPTLIELLKTWIKRMYGENPRDSMTRIINKERFLRLKNLLKDPAVCNSIIHGGSLDEANLYIEPTILLNPPLEAEIMNDEIFGPLLPIITLKKIEDSIEFINLRPKPLAIYVFTNDNTLKRRMMNETSSGNLAFNDAVIQYACDTIPFGGVGQSGFGRYHGKFSFDTFSHEKGVVSKSFLTEFWFRFPPWTANKLQLLRLGYALNYFGIVLNVLGLKRS